Proteins co-encoded in one Arthrobacter globiformis genomic window:
- a CDS encoding COX15/CtaA family protein, producing MSTAPRFPQFVGRLASRLPVTVDSTVRRLAVLSLIGQTVLVVTGGAVRLTASGLGCPTWPRCTNNSLVNTPEMGIHGFIEFGNRLLTFALAAVAALMLVYLWNLRKERKDLFLLALGLLASIPAQAIIGGITVLTQLNPWVVGLHFLVSMALVVFATLLVNRAYGRTGQFRTLPLTSLPGVVRPVMTAVALFSAIAVMLGVVVTGAGPHAGDANAPRNDLDWDLFSHIHAVPAYLVTAGTLLAVYFVFRRGISGTFRTAVLMLLGVTVLQAIIGFTQYYNGIPALLVGAHMLGAALLMAAATNAADIARSSPVG from the coding sequence GTGAGCACGGCTCCGCGCTTCCCCCAGTTCGTCGGCCGCCTGGCATCGAGGCTGCCCGTCACCGTCGATTCGACCGTCCGCCGCCTAGCCGTGCTGTCCCTGATCGGACAGACGGTCCTGGTGGTCACCGGCGGCGCCGTCCGGCTGACCGCCTCGGGCCTGGGCTGCCCCACCTGGCCCAGGTGCACGAACAATTCCCTGGTGAACACCCCCGAGATGGGCATCCACGGCTTCATCGAGTTCGGCAACCGTCTCCTGACGTTCGCCCTGGCCGCCGTCGCAGCGCTCATGCTGGTCTACCTGTGGAACCTGCGCAAGGAGCGCAAGGACCTGTTCCTGCTGGCCTTGGGGCTGCTGGCGAGCATCCCGGCGCAGGCAATCATTGGCGGCATCACCGTGCTCACCCAACTGAACCCGTGGGTGGTTGGCCTGCACTTCCTGGTGTCCATGGCCCTGGTGGTTTTCGCCACGCTGCTGGTCAACCGGGCCTACGGAAGGACGGGCCAGTTCCGGACGCTGCCGCTCACCTCACTGCCGGGGGTCGTGCGGCCGGTGATGACCGCCGTCGCGCTCTTCTCCGCGATCGCCGTCATGCTGGGCGTCGTGGTTACCGGCGCCGGGCCGCACGCGGGTGACGCCAATGCGCCGCGCAACGACCTGGACTGGGACCTGTTCTCGCACATCCATGCCGTCCCCGCCTACCTTGTCACCGCCGGGACGCTGCTCGCCGTGTACTTTGTGTTCCGGCGCGGCATTTCGGGGACGTTCCGGACGGCCGTGCTGATGCTGCTCGGCGTCACCGTGCTCCAGGCCATCATTGGCTTCACGCAGTACTACAACGGCATTCCGGCGCTCCTCGTGGGCGCGCACATGCTGGGTGCGGCCCTGCTGATGGCCGCGGCAACCAACGCCGCCGACATCGCCCGCTCCAGCCCCGTCGGGTAG
- a CDS encoding glucose-6-phosphate dehydrogenase assembly protein OpcA has translation MIVDLPNTTTSNVSKKIQSLREQGGVIALGRVLTLVVVTKSGLEEEAIEAANEASREHPCRIIVLADAGSSAPNRLDAQIRVGGDAGASEVIVLRGFGELAEESESLVAALLLPDAPIVAWWPHGAPKNASETSIGRIAHRRITDSANEAEPQVALENIRNTYKAGDTDLAWTRLTNWRIQLAAVLDQADSSPVTAVAVEGASDSPSTILLAAWLTLSLDAPVTIVADPAGTGIRRVRLTRSSGDVQLFRPGLSIAELTQPGQPAQRISLPRRSLRDCLAEELRRLDPDEVFGEVITIGLPRTNLRSVRPSER, from the coding sequence ATGATCGTAGACCTGCCGAACACCACCACCTCGAACGTTTCCAAGAAGATCCAGTCCCTGCGCGAGCAGGGCGGCGTGATCGCCCTTGGCCGGGTCCTCACCCTCGTGGTGGTCACCAAGTCAGGGCTCGAGGAAGAGGCGATCGAGGCGGCCAATGAGGCCAGCCGCGAACACCCCTGCCGGATCATCGTGCTGGCCGACGCCGGCTCCTCCGCGCCGAACCGCCTCGACGCGCAGATCCGGGTCGGCGGGGATGCCGGCGCGTCCGAGGTCATCGTGCTGCGCGGCTTCGGTGAACTCGCCGAGGAAAGCGAGTCCCTCGTCGCCGCGCTGCTGCTGCCCGACGCCCCGATCGTGGCCTGGTGGCCGCACGGGGCACCGAAGAATGCCAGCGAAACCTCTATCGGCCGAATCGCGCACCGCAGGATCACGGACTCGGCGAACGAGGCCGAGCCTCAGGTGGCCCTGGAAAACATCCGGAACACCTACAAGGCAGGCGACACCGACCTCGCCTGGACCCGGCTGACCAACTGGCGCATCCAGCTCGCCGCGGTCCTGGACCAGGCCGACTCCTCGCCCGTCACCGCCGTCGCGGTCGAAGGCGCGTCGGACTCGCCCAGCACCATCCTGCTGGCGGCCTGGCTGACCCTGTCCCTGGACGCCCCGGTGACGATCGTCGCCGACCCTGCCGGCACCGGCATCCGCCGGGTCCGGCTGACCCGCTCCAGCGGCGACGTCCAGCTTTTCCGCCCCGGACTTTCCATCGCCGAACTCACCCAGCCAGGCCAACCCGCACAACGGATCTCCCTCCCGCGGCGCAGCCTCCGCGACTGCCTCGCCGAAGAACTCCGCCGCCTCGACCCCGACGAAGTATTCGGCGAAGTGATTACTATTGGACTGCCACGTACCAACCTAAGGAGTGTCCGTCCCAGTGAGCGCTGA
- the tal gene encoding transaldolase translates to MTSTPTQQLSDAGVSIWLDDLSRGRLKTGTLQKLIEEKNVVGVTTNPSIFHAAITSGTDYDATIAAQAAAGASIEETIFEITTTDVADACDLFAPVAAATKGVDGRVSIEVDPRLAWDTAGTIAEAKHLYKKVNRDNVHIKIPATLEGLEAITATLAEGISVNVTLIFSLERYRAVINAFQSGLEQAKDNGHDLSKIHSVASFFVSRVDTEIDKRLDAIGTEEAKALKGKAGVANARLAYQVYEELFSTERWAVLAEAGALPQRPLWASTGVKDPAYPDTLYVTELVAPGVVNTMPEKTLDATFDHGVVTGDTVTNGYDEANATLNALDALGVSYNEVVALLESEGLDKFVASWKELLADVEGALATARKAS, encoded by the coding sequence ATGACTAGCACTCCCACCCAGCAGCTTTCCGACGCCGGCGTTTCCATCTGGCTCGACGACCTCTCCCGCGGCCGCCTGAAGACCGGCACGCTGCAGAAGCTGATCGAAGAGAAGAACGTTGTGGGTGTCACCACGAACCCCAGCATCTTCCACGCCGCCATCACCTCGGGCACGGACTACGACGCCACCATCGCGGCCCAGGCCGCTGCCGGCGCCTCCATCGAAGAGACCATCTTCGAAATCACGACGACGGACGTCGCCGACGCCTGCGACCTCTTCGCCCCGGTCGCCGCGGCAACCAAGGGTGTTGACGGCCGCGTCTCCATCGAGGTGGACCCCCGCCTCGCCTGGGACACCGCCGGCACCATCGCCGAAGCGAAGCACCTCTACAAGAAGGTCAACCGCGACAACGTCCACATCAAGATCCCTGCCACGCTTGAGGGCCTGGAAGCCATCACGGCAACCCTGGCCGAGGGCATCAGCGTCAACGTGACCCTGATCTTCTCCCTGGAGCGCTACCGGGCCGTCATTAACGCCTTCCAGAGCGGCCTGGAGCAGGCCAAGGACAACGGCCATGACCTGTCCAAGATCCACTCCGTTGCGTCGTTCTTCGTCTCCCGCGTGGACACCGAAATCGACAAGCGCCTCGATGCGATCGGCACGGAAGAAGCCAAGGCACTCAAGGGCAAGGCCGGCGTTGCCAACGCCCGCCTCGCCTACCAGGTGTACGAGGAGCTCTTCTCCACGGAACGCTGGGCTGTGCTGGCCGAGGCCGGCGCCCTGCCGCAGCGCCCGCTGTGGGCTTCCACCGGCGTGAAGGACCCGGCCTACCCGGACACCCTCTACGTCACCGAGCTCGTTGCCCCCGGCGTCGTGAACACCATGCCGGAGAAGACCCTGGACGCCACGTTCGACCACGGCGTGGTCACGGGCGACACCGTCACCAACGGCTACGATGAAGCGAACGCCACCCTCAACGCCCTCGACGCCCTCGGCGTCTCCTACAACGAGGTCGTCGCCCTGCTGGAATCCGAAGGCCTGGACAAGTTTGTTGCCAGCTGGAAGGAACTCCTGGCCGACGTCGAAGGCGCCCTCGCCACTGCACGGAAGGCTTCCTAG
- the tkt gene encoding transketolase — translation MKEQELTWTDLDQRAVDTVRVLAADAVEKVGNGHPGTAMSLAPAAYLLFQKLMRHDPKNPDWIGRDRFVLSPGHTSLTLYIQLFLSGYGLELKDLEALRTWGSLTPGHPEYKHTAGVEITTGPLGQGLASSVGFAYSQRRMRGLFDADAPAGESPFDHTIWVIASDGDLQEGVTSEASSLAGHQELGNLVVIYDENHISIEDDTDIAFTEDVLKRYEAYGWHTQRVDWTKTGDYVEDVQELYSALLAAKAETSKPSIISLRTIIGYPAPKKQNTGKIHGSALGSEEVAALKNVLGFDPEKSFEVDEDVLAHARGVVDRGAHARKEWEESFSAWQSANPEAAALLERVEARQLPAELDGVLPVFPAGKDVSTRAASGKVLNAIGPVMPELWGGSADLAESNNTTIEGSPSFVPAGKQTNAWSGNPYGRVLHFGIREHAAASIVNGISLHGNTRAFSGTFLIFSDYQRPAIRLGALMGVPSLYVWTHDSIGLGEDGPTHQPVEQLASLRAIPGLDVVRPGDANEVAAAWKTMLENHENPAGIVLTRQNIPTYERGEGAAEGDTFGSTAGVAKGGYVLAEASKDGKTVDAQVILIGTGSEVQLAVQAREALQAEGIATRVVSMPCVEWFNKQDAAYRDAVLPAAVKARVSVEAGLSQGWREFVGDAGRSISLEHYGASADYKRLFQEFGITAEAVAAAAKDSLAGLQS, via the coding sequence TTGAAAGAGCAAGAACTGACTTGGACCGACCTCGACCAGCGCGCCGTTGACACTGTGCGCGTCCTGGCCGCCGACGCCGTCGAGAAGGTGGGCAACGGCCACCCCGGCACGGCGATGAGCCTGGCTCCGGCCGCTTACCTTCTGTTCCAGAAGCTGATGCGGCATGACCCGAAGAACCCGGACTGGATCGGCCGCGACCGCTTCGTCCTCTCCCCCGGCCACACGTCTTTGACGCTGTACATCCAGCTGTTCCTCTCCGGCTACGGCCTGGAACTGAAGGACCTTGAGGCATTGCGCACGTGGGGTTCGCTGACCCCGGGCCACCCGGAATACAAGCACACCGCCGGGGTGGAAATCACCACCGGCCCGCTGGGCCAGGGCCTGGCCTCCTCGGTGGGCTTCGCGTACTCCCAGCGCCGCATGCGCGGCCTGTTCGACGCCGATGCTCCCGCCGGCGAGAGCCCGTTCGACCACACCATCTGGGTTATCGCTTCCGACGGCGACCTCCAGGAAGGCGTGACCTCCGAGGCGTCCTCCCTCGCCGGACACCAGGAACTGGGCAACCTCGTGGTCATCTACGACGAGAACCACATCTCCATCGAAGACGACACTGACATCGCCTTCACTGAAGACGTCCTGAAGCGCTACGAAGCCTACGGCTGGCACACCCAGCGCGTGGACTGGACCAAGACCGGCGACTACGTCGAAGACGTCCAGGAGCTGTACTCGGCTTTGCTGGCGGCCAAGGCGGAAACCTCCAAGCCGTCCATCATCTCGCTGCGCACCATCATCGGCTACCCGGCCCCGAAGAAGCAGAACACCGGCAAGATCCACGGCTCGGCCCTGGGCTCGGAAGAAGTGGCAGCACTGAAGAACGTCCTCGGCTTCGACCCCGAGAAGTCCTTCGAGGTGGACGAGGACGTGCTGGCCCACGCCCGCGGCGTCGTCGACCGCGGCGCCCACGCACGTAAGGAATGGGAAGAGTCCTTCTCGGCCTGGCAGTCCGCCAACCCGGAAGCTGCCGCCCTGCTGGAGCGCGTCGAGGCCCGCCAGCTCCCCGCCGAGCTCGACGGCGTCCTGCCGGTCTTCCCGGCAGGCAAGGACGTTTCCACCCGCGCCGCGTCCGGCAAGGTCCTGAACGCCATCGGCCCGGTCATGCCGGAACTGTGGGGCGGCTCGGCCGACCTCGCCGAGTCCAACAACACCACGATCGAGGGCTCGCCGTCGTTCGTTCCTGCGGGCAAGCAGACCAACGCCTGGTCCGGCAACCCGTACGGCCGGGTCCTGCACTTCGGTATCCGCGAGCACGCCGCAGCCTCGATCGTGAACGGCATCAGCCTGCACGGCAACACCCGCGCGTTCTCCGGCACGTTCCTGATCTTCAGCGACTACCAGCGTCCCGCAATCCGCCTCGGCGCCCTCATGGGCGTGCCCTCCCTGTACGTATGGACGCATGACTCCATCGGCCTCGGCGAAGACGGCCCGACGCACCAGCCGGTGGAGCAGCTCGCTTCGCTGCGTGCCATCCCGGGTCTCGACGTCGTCCGCCCGGGCGACGCCAACGAGGTTGCGGCAGCGTGGAAGACGATGCTGGAGAATCACGAGAACCCGGCAGGCATCGTCCTGACCCGCCAGAACATCCCCACCTACGAGCGTGGCGAGGGCGCGGCCGAGGGTGACACCTTCGGTTCGACCGCAGGCGTTGCCAAGGGCGGCTACGTGCTGGCCGAGGCCTCCAAGGACGGCAAGACCGTGGACGCGCAGGTCATCCTGATCGGCACCGGCTCGGAAGTCCAGCTGGCTGTCCAGGCCCGCGAAGCACTCCAGGCCGAAGGCATCGCCACCCGCGTGGTGTCCATGCCGTGTGTCGAGTGGTTCAACAAGCAGGACGCCGCCTACCGTGACGCTGTCCTGCCCGCAGCGGTCAAGGCCCGCGTCTCCGTCGAAGCCGGCCTGTCCCAGGGCTGGCGCGAGTTCGTCGGCGACGCCGGCCGCTCCATCAGCCTCGAGCACTACGGCGCATCCGCCGACTACAAGCGCCTGTTCCAGGAATTCGGCATCACGGCAGAAGCAGTTGCCGCCGCCGCCAAGGATTCCCTCGCCGGACTCCAGTCCTGA
- the zwf gene encoding glucose-6-phosphate dehydrogenase has product MPDTLNGKRSAARSGNPLRDPRDRRLNRIAGPSSLVLFGVTGDLARKKLMPAVYDLANRGLLPPSFALVGFGRRDWDNEDFAAEVKDAVKSYARTPFDEAVWNQLSEGIRFVQGAFDDDSAFERLGETIKELDENRGTRGNHAFYLSIPPKAFEQVCRQLSKHGLAQAEGEKWRRVVIEKPFGHDLESARQLNDIVESVFPQDAVFRIDHYLGKETVQNILALRFANQLFEPLWNANYVDHVQITMAEDIGTGGRAGYYDGVGAARDVIQNHLLQLLALTAMEEPISFNADDLRAEKEKVLAAVRLPEDLSTHSARGQFAGGWQGGEQVQGYLDEEGIPADSTTETYAAIRVDINTRRWNGVPFYLRAGKRLGRRVTEIAVVFKRAPNLLFRDHGDDDFGQNAVVIRVQPDEGATIRFGSKVPGTQMEVRDVTMDFGYGHSFTESSPEAYERLILDVLLGEPPLFPRHEEVELSWKILDPFEEYWAGLGEQPEPYAPGSWGPASADELLARDGRTWRRP; this is encoded by the coding sequence ATGCCAGATACTTTGAACGGCAAGAGGTCAGCGGCCCGGTCCGGGAATCCCTTGCGGGATCCGCGGGACCGGCGGCTGAACCGGATTGCCGGACCGTCCTCGCTTGTGCTCTTCGGAGTCACGGGGGACCTCGCTCGTAAGAAACTCATGCCCGCCGTGTATGACCTGGCCAACCGTGGCCTGCTGCCGCCCAGCTTCGCGCTGGTCGGCTTCGGCCGGCGGGACTGGGATAACGAGGACTTCGCCGCGGAGGTGAAGGACGCCGTGAAGTCCTACGCACGGACACCGTTTGATGAGGCGGTCTGGAACCAGCTCTCGGAGGGCATCCGGTTCGTGCAGGGCGCGTTCGACGACGATTCGGCGTTTGAGCGGCTCGGCGAGACGATCAAGGAACTCGACGAGAACCGCGGCACCCGCGGCAACCACGCGTTTTACCTGTCTATCCCGCCGAAGGCCTTCGAACAGGTCTGCCGGCAGCTGTCCAAGCACGGCCTGGCGCAGGCCGAGGGCGAGAAGTGGCGGCGGGTGGTCATCGAGAAGCCGTTCGGGCACGACCTCGAATCGGCCCGGCAGCTGAACGACATCGTGGAATCGGTGTTCCCGCAGGACGCGGTGTTCCGCATCGACCATTACCTGGGCAAGGAAACGGTGCAGAACATCCTGGCGCTGCGTTTTGCGAACCAGCTGTTCGAGCCGTTGTGGAACGCGAATTACGTGGACCATGTGCAGATCACCATGGCCGAGGACATCGGCACCGGCGGCCGGGCAGGGTATTACGACGGCGTGGGGGCGGCCCGCGACGTGATCCAGAACCACCTGCTGCAGCTGCTGGCCCTGACGGCGATGGAGGAGCCGATTTCCTTCAACGCCGATGACCTGCGGGCGGAGAAGGAAAAGGTTCTCGCTGCGGTGAGGCTCCCGGAGGACCTGTCCACGCATTCGGCCCGCGGGCAGTTCGCCGGCGGTTGGCAGGGCGGGGAGCAGGTCCAGGGGTACCTGGACGAAGAGGGCATCCCGGCCGACTCCACCACTGAAACCTATGCCGCGATCCGGGTGGACATCAACACCCGGCGCTGGAACGGGGTGCCGTTCTACCTGCGCGCGGGCAAGCGGCTGGGCCGCCGCGTGACGGAGATCGCGGTGGTCTTCAAGCGGGCACCGAACCTGCTGTTCCGGGACCACGGCGACGACGATTTCGGCCAGAACGCCGTGGTGATCCGGGTCCAGCCCGACGAGGGCGCCACGATCCGGTTCGGGTCCAAGGTCCCTGGCACCCAGATGGAAGTCCGGGACGTGACCATGGACTTCGGCTACGGGCACTCGTTCACCGAGTCCAGCCCCGAAGCCTACGAGCGGCTGATCCTGGACGTGCTCCTTGGCGAGCCGCCGCTGTTCCCGCGGCACGAGGAAGTGGAGCTGTCCTGGAAGATCCTGGACCCCTTCGAAGAGTACTGGGCCGGCCTGGGTGAACAGCCCGAGCCGTACGCGCCCGGCAGCTGGGGCCCGGCCTCGGCTGACGAGCTGCTAGCCCGCGACGGACGCACCTGGAGAAGGCCATGA
- a CDS encoding heme o synthase, producing MSTTDTPLTSSRVHGRAGLARKAKAYLALTKPRVIELLLVSTLPTMIYAQRGFPSLGLIMATLVGGAFAAGSAGAFNCYIDRDIDKLMHRTEKRPLVTGEVTPREALIFAWLLGAAAIAILWFGANPLSAWLGLGAIVFYVVIYTMILKRRTAQNIVWGGAAGCFPVLIAWSAVTNTVEWPAVVLFMVIFLWTPPHYWPLSMRYGEDYRNANVPMLGAIAGAKVVSVQVVLYAWAMVACSLLMIPAGNAGWVYTVVAVLAGAWFLYESHALYNRAQGGDLSDKGAMKVFHGSISYLTLLFIALAVDPFVGSPIMG from the coding sequence GTGAGCACAACAGATACGCCGCTGACCTCTTCCCGGGTCCACGGAAGAGCCGGACTAGCCCGCAAGGCCAAGGCGTACCTTGCACTCACCAAGCCCAGGGTCATTGAACTCCTGCTGGTCAGCACCCTGCCCACCATGATTTACGCGCAGCGCGGCTTCCCGTCCCTCGGCCTCATCATGGCCACTCTCGTGGGCGGCGCGTTCGCTGCCGGCAGCGCCGGTGCGTTCAACTGCTATATCGACCGCGACATCGACAAGCTGATGCACCGCACGGAGAAGCGTCCCCTGGTGACCGGTGAGGTCACGCCGCGCGAGGCCCTGATCTTTGCGTGGCTGCTGGGCGCCGCAGCAATCGCCATACTTTGGTTCGGCGCGAACCCGCTCTCCGCCTGGCTCGGACTCGGCGCCATCGTCTTCTACGTCGTCATCTACACGATGATCCTCAAGCGCCGCACTGCCCAAAATATCGTCTGGGGCGGCGCCGCCGGCTGTTTCCCGGTGCTGATCGCCTGGTCCGCCGTGACCAACACGGTGGAGTGGCCAGCCGTAGTCCTGTTCATGGTGATCTTCCTCTGGACACCGCCGCACTACTGGCCGCTATCGATGCGCTACGGCGAGGACTACCGGAACGCCAACGTGCCGATGCTCGGAGCCATCGCCGGTGCCAAGGTCGTGTCCGTCCAGGTGGTCCTGTACGCCTGGGCCATGGTTGCGTGCTCGCTGCTGATGATCCCGGCGGGCAACGCGGGCTGGGTTTACACTGTGGTAGCCGTGCTGGCCGGTGCCTGGTTCCTGTATGAGTCCCATGCCCTCTACAACCGGGCCCAGGGCGGGGACCTCTCCGACAAGGGCGCCATGAAGGTCTTCCACGGCTCCATCAGCTACCTGACGCTCCTCTTCATCGCGCTGGCTGTCGACCCGTTCGTCGGCTCGCCGATCATGGGCTAA
- the pgl gene encoding 6-phosphogluconolactonase has product MSAEPRVSIHPDSSVLMAAIAARLITKLVDVQDRFGEATVVLTGGTVGIGTLKAVADSPAAPAVDWAKVNFWWGDERFVGSQDPDRNAVQAQEALLKHIDVDPARVHVPGSTDDFESPEQAAEDYARRLSEAAAAEHAADASDDRPEEAGRLPRFDVVLLGVGPDAHVASLFPEQGGIREKQLTVVGVRNSPKPPPERISLTLPAINTSAEVWMVVAGEDKAGAVGLALAGANPVQVPAAGPAGRSRTLWLIDENAASRVPEQLVRKAPAGS; this is encoded by the coding sequence GTGAGCGCTGAGCCCAGAGTAAGCATCCATCCTGACTCTTCCGTACTCATGGCCGCCATCGCGGCCCGCCTGATCACCAAGCTCGTGGATGTGCAGGACCGATTCGGTGAAGCCACGGTGGTGCTTACGGGAGGCACGGTGGGCATCGGAACGCTGAAGGCCGTGGCCGATTCGCCGGCCGCGCCCGCCGTGGACTGGGCCAAGGTGAACTTCTGGTGGGGTGACGAACGCTTCGTCGGCTCCCAGGACCCGGACCGCAATGCGGTCCAGGCCCAGGAGGCGCTTCTGAAGCACATCGATGTTGATCCTGCGCGCGTCCACGTGCCCGGGTCAACTGATGACTTTGAATCACCGGAACAGGCCGCAGAGGACTACGCGCGCCGCCTCAGCGAGGCGGCAGCGGCAGAGCACGCCGCGGACGCTTCGGACGACCGTCCAGAGGAAGCAGGCAGGCTTCCCCGCTTCGACGTCGTCCTGCTCGGTGTGGGCCCTGACGCGCACGTGGCATCCCTGTTCCCGGAGCAGGGCGGCATCCGCGAGAAGCAGCTGACGGTGGTGGGGGTCCGCAACTCCCCCAAGCCGCCGCCCGAGCGTATTTCCTTGACCCTGCCGGCGATCAACACCTCCGCAGAGGTGTGGATGGTGGTCGCAGGCGAGGACAAGGCCGGTGCGGTTGGCCTGGCCCTGGCCGGGGCCAATCCCGTGCAGGTGCCCGCGGCCGGCCCTGCAGGCCGATCCCGGACGCTGTGGCTGATCGACGAAAACGCGGCCTCGCGCGTTCCTGAACAGCTAGTCCGGAAGGCGCCGGCCGGCTCTTAG
- a CDS encoding glucose-6-phosphate isomerase: MSTLSYDATGAARKALEQHLPALVEDRVATRIFAEDHTLWGPDAEAESAIRLGWVEAATVSRPLVDGILELRDALKAEGVTRIVLCGMGGSSLAPEVIAGTAGVELTVLDSTDPEQVGAALADRLAETAIVVSSKSGSTLETDSQRRIFEHAFTEAGLDAKSRIIVVTDPGSPLDKASRDAGYRAVFNADPNVGGRYSALTAFGLVPSGLAGVDIAALLDEAEEAAEILNEDAPENIGLVLGAALGGTNPLRNKIVIAEDGSGIVGFADWAEQLIAESTGKLGTGILPVVAGPNAPEVTSGAEDVLVVRLVSTNADVELGENEVAIAGGLASQMMVWEFATAVAGRLLGINPFDQPDVEAAKVAARGLLDAQPEPTPASFVDGAIEVRGGEWLGEAARAEATATAAVSELLAQLGGDGYLSVQAYFDRLAYAQLEGVRDELAAVSGRPVTFGWGPRFLHSTGQFHKGGPAIGVFLQVTAASAQDLAIPERPFTFGELIAAQAAGDAQVLSEHGRPVLRLHLTDRAAGVAQLQEIVSSLASKAASATES; this comes from the coding sequence ATGAGCACACTCAGCTACGACGCCACCGGTGCCGCCCGGAAGGCTCTTGAGCAGCACCTGCCCGCCCTCGTGGAAGACCGCGTTGCCACCCGCATCTTCGCCGAGGACCACACCCTGTGGGGTCCCGACGCGGAAGCCGAATCGGCCATCCGCCTTGGCTGGGTCGAGGCGGCCACCGTCTCCCGGCCCCTGGTGGACGGGATCCTGGAACTCCGGGATGCCCTGAAGGCCGAGGGGGTGACCCGGATTGTCCTGTGCGGCATGGGCGGGTCCTCCCTTGCTCCCGAAGTCATCGCCGGCACCGCTGGCGTCGAGCTGACTGTGCTGGACAGCACCGACCCCGAACAGGTCGGTGCTGCCCTCGCGGACCGTCTCGCGGAAACCGCGATCGTGGTTTCCTCGAAGTCCGGTTCAACCCTGGAAACCGATTCGCAGCGCCGGATCTTCGAGCACGCCTTCACCGAAGCCGGCCTCGATGCCAAGAGCAGGATCATCGTTGTGACCGATCCCGGTTCCCCGCTGGACAAGGCGTCCCGCGATGCCGGCTACCGTGCGGTCTTCAACGCGGACCCGAATGTGGGCGGCCGCTACTCGGCCCTGACGGCCTTCGGGCTGGTCCCCTCCGGCCTGGCCGGCGTGGACATCGCGGCCCTGCTGGATGAGGCAGAGGAAGCTGCCGAGATCCTGAACGAGGACGCCCCCGAGAACATCGGGCTGGTCCTGGGTGCCGCCCTGGGCGGCACCAACCCGCTGCGCAACAAGATCGTCATCGCGGAGGACGGCTCCGGCATCGTGGGATTCGCTGACTGGGCCGAACAGCTCATCGCTGAATCCACCGGCAAGCTCGGCACCGGCATCCTGCCGGTGGTAGCAGGGCCAAACGCTCCGGAAGTTACCTCCGGCGCTGAAGACGTCCTGGTGGTCCGCCTGGTCAGCACGAATGCCGACGTCGAACTCGGCGAGAATGAAGTTGCCATTGCCGGCGGCCTCGCCTCGCAGATGATGGTGTGGGAATTCGCCACCGCCGTGGCCGGACGCCTCCTGGGCATCAACCCGTTTGACCAGCCCGACGTCGAAGCCGCCAAGGTGGCTGCCCGCGGACTGCTGGACGCGCAGCCGGAACCGACGCCGGCCAGCTTCGTCGACGGAGCCATCGAGGTCCGCGGCGGCGAGTGGCTGGGCGAGGCCGCTAGGGCCGAAGCCACAGCAACAGCTGCCGTTTCGGAGTTGCTCGCGCAGTTGGGCGGCGACGGCTACCTGAGCGTCCAGGCCTACTTCGACCGCCTGGCTTACGCGCAGCTCGAGGGCGTGCGGGACGAGCTCGCCGCAGTGAGCGGCCGTCCGGTCACCTTCGGCTGGGGACCCCGCTTCCTCCACTCCACGGGCCAGTTCCACAAGGGCGGCCCCGCCATCGGTGTTTTCCTGCAGGTCACGGCGGCGTCTGCACAGGACCTCGCAATTCCGGAGCGTCCGTTCACCTTCGGCGAGCTGATCGCGGCCCAGGCCGCCGGCGACGCCCAGGTACTCAGCGAGCACGGCCGGCCTGTCCTGCGCCTGCACCTCACCGACCGCGCAGCGGGCGTTGCCCAGCTGCAGGAGATCGTTTCGTCGCTGGCCAGCAAGGCAGCATCCGCCACTGAGAGCTAA
- a CDS encoding RNA polymerase-binding protein RbpA, producing MGHETRPVFLKLPDDQIPDAWDCRQCGRPASRNPGAGVPSEAPEEGFKTHLEYVKERRSSQDAEDVLAGALQRLRAGRRLPD from the coding sequence ATGGGACATGAGACGCGGCCTGTTTTCCTTAAGTTGCCGGACGACCAGATACCGGATGCCTGGGACTGCCGCCAGTGCGGCCGGCCGGCGTCGCGCAACCCCGGTGCCGGGGTGCCGAGCGAAGCCCCGGAAGAGGGCTTCAAGACCCATCTGGAATACGTTAAAGAAAGACGCTCCAGCCAGGACGCCGAAGACGTTCTGGCTGGAGCGCTGCAGCGGCTAAGAGCCGGCCGGCGCCTTCCGGACTAG